The following are encoded in a window of Deltaproteobacteria bacterium genomic DNA:
- a CDS encoding LLM class flavin-dependent oxidoreductase — protein sequence MLYHNMYGCVWVTLRARFGAVSSRTLLRTLANQLRNRHKEGPHMKFGLMYEIQIPEPHYPGIVQDTYKQVIAQVMLAEEMGFDHFWTVEHHFLTEFSYCPAPEVLYGAISQRTSKIRIGHAVALLPPQYNHPIRVAERAAVLDILSDGRCELGTGRSTTLIEMGGFNINPEETKAMWEEAVAMIPRMWLEDPFSHEGRFFKVPPRSVIPKPVQKPHPPLWVACAQPDSFTAAGKKGLGALCFNIGNPEELTRRVDLYREAVRQAEPVGAFVNDKVAALGIIHCAESDKQAREIGGPRGMWFLNKSLELYRPWQEQGVKVPDSYKFAVGALQGERSGKSLDDLIEGGMFCMGNPDTCIRILKKYQAAGVDQVLCFMQFGGLPHQNIMDSIRLFGKHVIPYFRNA from the coding sequence GTGCTATATCACAATATGTACGGTTGCGTCTGGGTTACGCTCCGTGCTAGGTTTGGCGCGGTTTCGTCTCGGACGCTTTTGCGCACGCTGGCAAATCAGCTGAGAAATCGACATAAGGAGGGACCTCACATGAAGTTTGGTTTGATGTACGAAATTCAAATTCCTGAACCCCACTATCCAGGGATTGTTCAGGATACCTACAAGCAAGTGATTGCCCAAGTCATGCTGGCCGAAGAGATGGGCTTTGATCACTTCTGGACGGTTGAGCATCACTTTTTGACTGAGTTCTCTTACTGTCCAGCGCCAGAGGTATTGTATGGCGCGATTTCTCAGCGCACCAGCAAAATCCGTATTGGTCATGCGGTCGCGCTGCTCCCGCCACAATACAACCACCCGATTCGTGTTGCGGAGCGTGCTGCGGTACTCGACATCCTTAGCGATGGTCGTTGCGAACTTGGCACTGGACGTTCAACTACCTTGATTGAGATGGGAGGTTTTAACATTAACCCGGAAGAGACCAAGGCGATGTGGGAAGAGGCGGTTGCGATGATCCCGCGCATGTGGCTCGAAGATCCGTTCTCACATGAAGGTCGCTTCTTCAAGGTTCCGCCACGCTCGGTTATTCCAAAACCAGTGCAGAAACCACACCCTCCGCTGTGGGTTGCATGTGCCCAGCCGGATAGCTTTACCGCGGCAGGAAAAAAGGGCCTGGGTGCTTTATGCTTCAACATCGGTAACCCCGAGGAATTGACTCGTCGCGTTGATCTCTATCGCGAAGCCGTTCGCCAGGCAGAACCCGTCGGTGCGTTTGTCAATGATAAAGTTGCCGCACTTGGTATCATTCACTGTGCGGAAAGTGACAAGCAGGCACGAGAGATTGGTGGCCCCCGCGGCATGTGGTTCCTCAATAAATCTCTGGAGCTATATCGTCCGTGGCAGGAGCAAGGAGTGAAAGTTCCTGACTCCTATAAATTCGCTGTCGGCGCACTGCAGGGGGAACGGTCAGGGAAGTCACTGGATGATTTGATCGAGGGAGGCATGTTCTGTATGGGGAACCCGGACACCTGCATTCGTATTCTCAAGAAGTATCAAGCCGCAGGTGTCGACCAGGTCCTGTGCTTCATGCAGTTTGGTGGCTTGCCGCATCAGAACATCATGGATTCGATCCGCTTATTCGGCAAACATGTGATCCCGTATTTCCGCAATGCATAA